In one window of Gossypium hirsutum isolate 1008001.06 chromosome A01, Gossypium_hirsutum_v2.1, whole genome shotgun sequence DNA:
- the LOC121212336 gene encoding increased DNA methylation 1-like, producing MSVGEGELGEGAVHKKGCSGRPKNSKAKSHLWAKDRVFRYAHENGKQEVRYQFPNVKLYHSLKTACKSFIDDGTMGNLEPKQPQKRKCLGPKTQPLSPKRSKKVKKQENRISDRKPRTDLSWLIDNKAVSILEKVYYRSKTGTPLIKGRITRDGIQCLCCFKVFALTAFEVHAGSTNRKPAVNIILDDGTGRSLSDCQRQVRLSTSPSIVDNPNSKTAKFNSIEHENDEACSICCYGGELICCEYCPSAFHMNCLGLNEVPDGNWFCPSCCCGICGIGYLREKSFRTCHQCELKFHIDCLSLKSYENMVLLCSQKCKKVFYGLQKLTGKPIPVGNNVTWTLLKSDHHGAENYSKSRVALKVMHECFEPTKNDETGRDVVEDVVFSRVSKLKRLNFKGFYRVIVEEKEDAVSVATLRVYGNWVAEMPLVATSFRHRRRGLCRLLVDQVEKNLVKLGVEKLILPALPTTVDTWVKCFGFTRMEKDEILHLLRYNLLDFQGTILCQKLLT from the coding sequence ATGTCTGTAGGTGAAGGTGAACTAGGTGAAGGAGCTGTTCACAAAAAAGGTTGTTCGGGTCGACCGAAGAACTCCAAAGCCAAAAGCCATCTTTGGGCTAAGGATCGGGTTTTCAGGTATGCCCACGAAAATGGAAAACAAGAAGTGCGGTATCAATTCCCCAACGTAAAACTTTATCATTCACTGAAAACGGCTTGCAAAAGCTTCATCGACGATGGAACAATGGGAAACTTGGAACCCAAGCAACCTCAAAAACGAAAGTGTTTGGGTCCAAAGACTCAACCGCTATCACCGAAAAGAAGCAAAAAGGTGAAGAAACAAGAAAATCGAATTTCTGATCGTAAGCCTCGAACTGATCTCTCTTGGCTGATAGATAACAAGGCTGTTTCGATACTGGAAAAGGTGTATTACCGTAGTAAGACCGGGACTCCATTGATAAAAGGTCGGATAACTCGTGATGGGATTCAATGTCTTTGTTGTTTCAAGGTCTTCGCTCTCACCGCCTTTGAAGTTCATGCTGGGAGTACCAATCGGAAGCCAGCCGTTAACATAATCTTGGACGACGGTACTGGCAGGTCACTTTCCGATTGTCAACGACAAGTTCGTCTTTCAACAAGTCCTTCTATTGTAGACAACCCTAATTCTAAAACTGCGAAGTTCAATTCAATTGAACATGAGAATGATGAAGCGTGCTCCATTTGTTGCTATGGGGGAGAGTTAATTTGCTGTGAGTATTGCCCTTCAGCTTTCCACATGAATTGCCTTGGCTTAAACGAAGTTCCCGATGGCAACTGGTTTTGCCCATCCTGCTGCTGTGGAATCTGTGGCATTGGGTATTTAAGGGAGAAAAGTTTTCGTACTTGTCATCAATGTGAGCTTAAGTTCCATATTGATTGCTTGAGCTTGAAGAGTTACGAAAACATGGTATTATTATGTAGCCAGAAGTGTAAAAAGGTCTTTTATGGTCTGCAAAAACTTACAGGGAAGCCAATACCAGTGGGAAACAATGTGACATGGACATTATTGAAATCTGATCATCATGGTGCAGAAAATTACAGTAAGTCAAGGGTTGCACTAAAAGTTATGCATGAGTGTTTCGAGCCAACCAAAAATGATGAGACGGGAAGAGATGTGGTCGAAGATGTGGTTTTCAGCCGAGTCTCAAAGCTGAAACGATTGAATTTCAAAGGATTCTATAGAGTGATTGTGGAGGAAAAGGAGGATGCGGTTTCAGTGGCCACTCTGAGGGTGTACGGTAACTGGGTGGCTGAAATGCCCCTTGTCGCCACCAGTTTCAGACACCGCCGCCGCGGATTGTGTCGACTTTTGGTAGATCAAGTTGAAAAGAATCTAGTGAAATTAGGGGTGGAGAAGCTGATTTTGCCTGCACTGCCTACCACGGTGGATACGTGGGTTAAGTGCTTTGGGTTTACTCGCATGGAAAAGGATGAAATATTACATCTTTTACGGTATAACTTACTAGATTTCCAGGGAACTATCCTTTGCCAAAAACTGTTGACATAG
- the LOC107918090 gene encoding putative disease resistance protein RGA1 isoform X3: protein MAEATVSTILEQMTAITIDKAIEAWSLVQGAEKEVKRLETNFKALWLELEDAEEKEYVDKQVKLWLDKFRDVSYDMEDVLDEWETAVQQLQTDPSCSASVRKWKSIVMLQLCQSTSSGLMLASPKE from the exons ATGGCGGAAGCGACTGTTTCGACGATCTTAGAGCAGATGACTGCAATCACCATTGATAAAGCAATCGAAGCCTGGAGTCTGGTGCAAGGTGCTGAGAAAGAGGTGAAAAGGCTTGAAACTAATTTTAAAGCACTCTGGTTGGAGCTTGAAGATGCAGAGGAGAAAGAATACGTGGACAAACAGGTTAAACTTTGGTTAGACAAGTTCAGAGATGTTTCTTATGACATGGAAGATGTATTAGATGAGTGGGAAACTGCAGTTCAGCAATTGCAAACAGATCCTTCTTGCTCTGCTTCTGTTCGTAAGTGGAAG agTATAGTGATGTTGCAGTTATGTCAAAGCACTTCCTCAG GACTGATGCTTGCTTCACCTAAAGAATGA
- the LOC107918090 gene encoding putative disease resistance protein RGA1 isoform X2 — protein MAEATVSTILEQMTAITIDKAIEAWSLVQGAEKEVKRLETNFKALWLELEDAEEKEYVDKQVKLWLDKFRDVSYDMEDVLDEWETAVQQLQTDPSCSASVRKWKDEQPEVQGPAVLVSTERGSTISPIEYSDVAVMSKHFLRTDACFT, from the exons ATGGCGGAAGCGACTGTTTCGACGATCTTAGAGCAGATGACTGCAATCACCATTGATAAAGCAATCGAAGCCTGGAGTCTGGTGCAAGGTGCTGAGAAAGAGGTGAAAAGGCTTGAAACTAATTTTAAAGCACTCTGGTTGGAGCTTGAAGATGCAGAGGAGAAAGAATACGTGGACAAACAGGTTAAACTTTGGTTAGACAAGTTCAGAGATGTTTCTTATGACATGGAAGATGTATTAGATGAGTGGGAAACTGCAGTTCAGCAATTGCAAACAGATCCTTCTTGCTCTGCTTCTGTTCGTAAGTGGAAG gATGAGCAACCAGAAGTACAAGGACCAGCAGTTTTGGTCTCAACTGAAAGAGGATCAACTATCAGTCCAATTG agTATAGTGATGTTGCAGTTATGTCAAAGCACTTCCTCAG GACTGATGCTTGCTTCACCTAA
- the LOC107918090 gene encoding putative disease resistance protein RGA1 isoform X4 translates to MAEATVSTILEQMTAITIDKAIEAWSLVQGAEKEVKRLETNFKALWLELEDAEEKEYVDKQVKLWLDKFRDVSYDMEDVLDEWETAVQQLQTDPSCSASVRKWKSIVMLQLCQSTSSEISRVP, encoded by the exons ATGGCGGAAGCGACTGTTTCGACGATCTTAGAGCAGATGACTGCAATCACCATTGATAAAGCAATCGAAGCCTGGAGTCTGGTGCAAGGTGCTGAGAAAGAGGTGAAAAGGCTTGAAACTAATTTTAAAGCACTCTGGTTGGAGCTTGAAGATGCAGAGGAGAAAGAATACGTGGACAAACAGGTTAAACTTTGGTTAGACAAGTTCAGAGATGTTTCTTATGACATGGAAGATGTATTAGATGAGTGGGAAACTGCAGTTCAGCAATTGCAAACAGATCCTTCTTGCTCTGCTTCTGTTCGTAAGTGGAAG agTATAGTGATGTTGCAGTTATGTCAAAGCACTTCCTCAG AAATTTCTCGCGTCCCTTAA
- the LOC107918090 gene encoding putative disease resistance protein RGA1 isoform X1 produces MAEATVSTILEQMTAITIDKAIEAWSLVQGAEKEVKRLETNFKALWLELEDAEEKEYVDKQVKLWLDKFRDVSYDMEDVLDEWETAVQQLQTDPSCSASVRKWKDEQPEVQGPAVLVSTERGSTISPIEYSDVAVMSKHFLRNFSRPLKNVGFQDPPMFQQRTYGFISSGLMLASPKE; encoded by the exons ATGGCGGAAGCGACTGTTTCGACGATCTTAGAGCAGATGACTGCAATCACCATTGATAAAGCAATCGAAGCCTGGAGTCTGGTGCAAGGTGCTGAGAAAGAGGTGAAAAGGCTTGAAACTAATTTTAAAGCACTCTGGTTGGAGCTTGAAGATGCAGAGGAGAAAGAATACGTGGACAAACAGGTTAAACTTTGGTTAGACAAGTTCAGAGATGTTTCTTATGACATGGAAGATGTATTAGATGAGTGGGAAACTGCAGTTCAGCAATTGCAAACAGATCCTTCTTGCTCTGCTTCTGTTCGTAAGTGGAAG gATGAGCAACCAGAAGTACAAGGACCAGCAGTTTTGGTCTCAACTGAAAGAGGATCAACTATCAGTCCAATTG agTATAGTGATGTTGCAGTTATGTCAAAGCACTTCCTCAG AAATTTCTCGCGTCCCTTAAAAAATGTGGGCTTCCAAGACCCACCTATGTTTCAGCAGAGAACATATGGTTTTATTTCTTCAGGACTGATGCTTGCTTCACCTAAAGAATGA